AAAACATCTCCATTCCTAGCCAAGATATCAATGAAATCCGTTCATTAATGATAGCTCCAGAGACCTGTCAGAACCTCGAAGAATATCTGATGCGTTTCGACCTGCCCTTGTCTGTAATGCAGACCCAAGCTGGTATCGAGCGTATCTCATTTGAGCTATTCGAGGATGCGGCTAAGGAAAACGTTAAGTATTTCGAGGTCAGATTCGGCCCTCAACTGCATCAGTTACAAGGGCTAAGTTTCGATCAGATTATTGGCTCAGTCGTCAAAGGCATGCAGCGCGCCGAAGCCATGTATGATATCAAGGGCAACTATATTCTCTCTATCTTGAGAACGTTTCCCAAGGATAATATCAGGGATGTTATCGATGCTGGCGCTGCTTATCTGAATAAGGGCGTGGTTGCCTTCGACCTTGCCGGCGCCGAGCTACCGGGCTTTTGCAGTGAGTTTATTCCCTACGTGGATTACGCCATCGAGAAAGGCTACCGCATCACCATACACGCCGGAGAACAAGGTGTGGGTCAGAACGTGTTTGACGCCGTCACTATGCTAAAAGCCGAACGTGTGGGTCATGGGATCCATATCTCGGGTCATCAGGGCGCCTATGACCTAGTGAAACAGCAGAATATCGGTCTGGAAACCTGCCCCAGCAGTAATATCCAAACCAAAGCGGTGGATAAATTGAGTGAACATCCACTGAAAGCCTTCTATGAAGATGCTCTGCCCATCACAATCAACACAGATAACCGCACCGTCTCAAATACCACTATGACAGACGAGATACGTAAGGTGATGGAGGAGTTCAACCTGAGCCGTGAAGATTACTTCAATATCTATAAGATCAGCGTCGAGCAAGCCTTCGCTTCAGATGAAGTTAAACAACATCTGATGAGCTTCGCCGACTAGACTCGGGATAAAATAGAAATAAAAAAGCCAGCTTATACCTTCGTATAAACTGGCTTTTTTAATGCCTGTT
This portion of the Shewanella violacea DSS12 genome encodes:
- the add gene encoding adenosine deaminase, with amino-acid sequence MNYSSLPKIDLHCHLDGSVRPQTIIDLANQQNISIPSQDINEIRSLMIAPETCQNLEEYLMRFDLPLSVMQTQAGIERISFELFEDAAKENVKYFEVRFGPQLHQLQGLSFDQIIGSVVKGMQRAEAMYDIKGNYILSILRTFPKDNIRDVIDAGAAYLNKGVVAFDLAGAELPGFCSEFIPYVDYAIEKGYRITIHAGEQGVGQNVFDAVTMLKAERVGHGIHISGHQGAYDLVKQQNIGLETCPSSNIQTKAVDKLSEHPLKAFYEDALPITINTDNRTVSNTTMTDEIRKVMEEFNLSREDYFNIYKISVEQAFASDEVKQHLMSFAD